The Alphaproteobacteria bacterium nucleotide sequence GAAAGGCGCTTTCGTTCCCTTGAAGGACACGATTGCCGGCTTTAAGGGGATTGTCGAGGGTGACTATGACTACTTGCCAGAATCCGCTTTTTATATGGTTGGAACCATTGAAGAAGCCGTCGAAAAGGGTAAGAAAATAGAGAAAGAGAGCGCTTAAAAGATGCAGCTATCCCTGATATCCCCAGAAGGTGTTGTCTTTGCAGGTGATGTGAAGATGATCGTTATCCCCGGCGCCAAAGGAGAATTTGGGGTCCTTGACCACCATGCGCCTTTCATGACCATGTTGCGC carries:
- a CDS encoding F0F1 ATP synthase subunit epsilon, which translates into the protein MQLSLISPEGVVFAGDVKMIVIPGAKGEFGVLDHHAPFMTMLR